The genome window TACAAAGGGCATTAATATATATCGAAAATAATTTGGAAGAAAGACTTGAAATAGAAGCGATTGCGCGTATCGCAAATGTTTCATTATTTCACTTTCAACGCACATTTACAATTCTTACGGATATACCAGTGGGAGAGTATATTAGACGACGCCGATTATCGATGGCTGGACAAAGTTTGCTTCATTCGAGCGAAAAGATAATCGATATTGCTTTAAGATATGGATATGATACACCAGAAGCATTTACGAAAGCATATCGCAGACAACATGGCGTAACACCAAGTGAAACGAGACGAGGAATTGGTAGTCTAAAAATATACAATCCACTAGTCATTCAAGTACAGCTGAAAGGGGCAGAACCAATGAAAGTAAAAGTAGTGGAGAAAGAGGCATTTACGATTGTCGGAATGAAAAAATCTTATACTTTTAAGGAAGATGAAAATCTCCGTGAGATTCCAAAACTGTGGGATGAAGTTAATAAGAATGGAACAGTGAACGAGCTTTTGCTGCTGACTAGGGGAGAAATTCCAGGCGTTCTTGGTGTTTGTGTAGAGGAGTCAGAAGCAGCGGGTAAGGATATGGATTACTGGATAGCGGTTGCAACAGAGGATAAATCTGAAAAATATGATCAGCTCGTTATTCCAGCATCAAAGTGGGCAGTTTTTGAGGTGAATGGACCAATGCCGGAAAGTATGCAGAAAGTTTGGAAGCAAATATATTCAGAATGGATGCCGTCCAGTGGTTATCAACAAGCAGGATTTATTTCCTTTGAACGCTATACAGATGATGATTCATCAAGCGAAAATTGCTACTCTGAAATATGGATTCCCGTTAAATAACAAAAAGCGATGGAATGACTATGCGTGCATAGTTCAGATACCATCGCTTTTTTCATAAATGGTGATTGTTATAGATTTAGAATATGTGAGTTTAAGAGAGAGGGATGCTAAATTTGGAGTATTGGAGGGAGATTCAGTATTTTAATATACGAATGAAAACCATTTTATAGAAGAACCGAAGGAAAAGTGGAGTTCAAAAAGGAGATGAAAGCCATTATTCAGGGTAACCGAAGGAAAAGTGGAGTTCAAAAAGGAGATGAAAGCCACTATTCAGAGGAACCGAGGGAAAAGTGGAGTTCAAAAAGGAGATGAACGCCACTAT of Niallia circulans contains these proteins:
- a CDS encoding AraC family transcriptional regulator; translated protein: MNVTWLEGLQRALIYIENNLEERLEIEAIARIANVSLFHFQRTFTILTDIPVGEYIRRRRLSMAGQSLLHSSEKIIDIALRYGYDTPEAFTKAYRRQHGVTPSETRRGIGSLKIYNPLVIQVQLKGAEPMKVKVVEKEAFTIVGMKKSYTFKEDENLREIPKLWDEVNKNGTVNELLLLTRGEIPGVLGVCVEESEAAGKDMDYWIAVATEDKSEKYDQLVIPASKWAVFEVNGPMPESMQKVWKQIYSEWMPSSGYQQAGFISFERYTDDDSSSENCYSEIWIPVK